The genomic interval CGTCTCGCTGATGGCGCTGATGGTGGTGCTGCAAGGCCTGCTGCCCGCCGCGACCGTCTTCCTCAGCAAGTGGACGGTGGACGGCATCACGGCGGTCGCGGGTGGCGGGGAGGCCAACCTGACCCTGCTCGCCGTGGCGTGGGCGGGCACGGCGCTGGTCGGGCAGCTTACGGCGGTAGGGCGGGCGGTGCTTCAGGGGTACGCGACCGACCACTTCACGGTGCAGACGGTCACGCAACTCATGCGCAAGATGCAGGCGCTGCCGGGGCTGGACGTGGTGGAAGACCCCCGCTTTCACGACGACGTGGAGACGCTCCAGACGGGCGCCCGCTTCCGGCCGCTCAACCTCACGGCGACGCTCCTGGGGCTGCTGCAAGCGGTGGTGGGCGTGGTCGGCGTGGCGGGGGCGCTCCTGACGGTGGGGTGGTGGGTGCCGCTCATCGTCGTGATCGGGATGATTCCGCTGGCCCGCACCCAGATCCGGCTGCGCGAGATGGGCTGGAGCCTCGCCATCCAGCGCACCCAGGAGGCCCGCGAACTCGCCTACGACCAGCGGGTCGCCCTGCGGCACGAGTACGCCAAGGAGGTTCGCCTCTACGACCTGATGCCCTACCTGACCGGGCGTTACGTGGACGGGGCGCTGGCCTACCAGCGGGTCATGCGCGGCATGCGCAACAAGCAGGTGCTGGGGCTGCTCCCCGCGCAGGTGCTCGCGCTGGCGGTCACGGCGGGCCTCTTCGCCTACGCGGTGGCGCAGGCGGGGGCCGGGCGGCTCACGGCGGGCACGGTCGTGCTGGTGATCGGGGCACTCTCGGGGGTGCGCGACAGCCTGGGCAGCGTGACCGAGTACCTCGGGATGGGGACCGAGCATCTCCGGTGGTTCCAGAAGTACTACGCCTTCCTGGACGCGAAACCCAGCGTGGCCTCGCCGCCGCAGCCCCGGCCCCTCCCCACCCGGCTGGACCTGCGGCTGGAGGACGTGAGCTTCGGTTACCGCGACCTCCCGCCTGTACTGGAGCACGTCTCGCTGCATGTCCCCGAAGGGCAGGTCGTCGCCATCGTGGGCGAGAACGGGGCGGGCAAGACCACGCTGGTCAAGCTGCTGCTGCGCTTCTACGACCCGACCTCGGGCCGGGTGCTGCTGGGCGCCCCCGGCGAGGAGGTGGACCTGCGCGACGTGGACCTCACCGCGTGGCGCTCGCAGGTGGCGGCGGTCTTTCAAGACTTCGCCCGCTTCGAGTGGACGGTGCGCGACAACGTACTGCTGGGGCGGCCCGAGGACGGGGAGAAGCTCTCGCAAACCGCCGATGCGAGCGGGCTGAGCGGCATCCTGCCCCGGCTCCCGGACGGGTTGAATACCCGCATCGGGCAGGCGTTCGGCGGGGTGGACCTCTCAGGCGGGCAGTGGCAGAAGCTGGCGACGGCGCGGGCGCTGTACCGGGATGCCCGCGTCCTAATTCTGGACGAGCCGACGGCAGCGCTGGACCCCCGCAGCGAGAGCGAGGTCTTTGCCGCCTTCGCGGCGCTGGCGCGAGGCCGCACCACCCTGCTCATCACCCACCGCCTCGGCAGCGTGCTGATGGCCGACCGGATTCTGGTCATGAAGGCTGGGCGGCTGATTGAGGACGGCACCCACGCCGAGCTGCTCGCGCAGGGCGGCGAATATGCCGAGCTGTGGCGCCTCCAGGCCGGGCAGTACACCGGGGAGGAGGCGGGGCGCCCGCAGCCGGACGCGGTGGGGGCAGACTGAGCGGGCAATAAAAAAGCCGCCTCTTCGGGCGGTGATAGAAATAAGATAGCGCGGTATGCAGGATTCGTCAACAGCAACCGGTGGAAGGGAGCGCCGCCGGGAGCCATCCTCCCCTCACTTCCCCCTGCTAGACTTCTCCACCTATGGCCCACCCAGCCTGAGCATCGGCGGCGGGCAGCGGCGCGACCTCTCCTGACGCCGGAGACGTTGCGACACCGAAAGGAGCGTCCATATGCAGAAAGTCGCCATCGTGGGCCGACCCAACGTCGGCAAATCCAGCCTGTTCAACCGCCTGATCGGGCGGCGCGAAGCCGTCGTCGCGGACTTTCCTGGCGTGACGCGCGACGCCAAAGAGGGGCTGATGCTCTACCACAACCACCGCATCACCCTGATCGACACGGGCGGGCTGTGGAGCGGGGACGAGTGGGAGCAGGCCATCCGCGAGAAAGCGGAATGGGCGATGGAGGGGGCGC from Deinococcus terrestris carries:
- a CDS encoding ABC transporter ATP-binding protein; the encoded protein is MRKPPATGPIPTSELLAVLRRAVPSLVRSAPGIVSLMALMVVLQGLLPAATVFLSKWTVDGITAVAGGGEANLTLLAVAWAGTALVGQLTAVGRAVLQGYATDHFTVQTVTQLMRKMQALPGLDVVEDPRFHDDVETLQTGARFRPLNLTATLLGLLQAVVGVVGVAGALLTVGWWVPLIVVIGMIPLARTQIRLREMGWSLAIQRTQEARELAYDQRVALRHEYAKEVRLYDLMPYLTGRYVDGALAYQRVMRGMRNKQVLGLLPAQVLALAVTAGLFAYAVAQAGAGRLTAGTVVLVIGALSGVRDSLGSVTEYLGMGTEHLRWFQKYYAFLDAKPSVASPPQPRPLPTRLDLRLEDVSFGYRDLPPVLEHVSLHVPEGQVVAIVGENGAGKTTLVKLLLRFYDPTSGRVLLGAPGEEVDLRDVDLTAWRSQVAAVFQDFARFEWTVRDNVLLGRPEDGEKLSQTADASGLSGILPRLPDGLNTRIGQAFGGVDLSGGQWQKLATARALYRDARVLILDEPTAALDPRSESEVFAAFAALARGRTTLLITHRLGSVLMADRILVMKAGRLIEDGTHAELLAQGGEYAELWRLQAGQYTGEEAGRPQPDAVGAD